The Nicotiana sylvestris chromosome 6, ASM39365v2, whole genome shotgun sequence genomic sequence tagtggtcaatgaagtgggttgAGAACCATGAATTCTCTGGTTCAAATTCCAGCAGAGACAACACTAATTAATTTCTTCTCATCTATCCAAGTCTCGATGGATAGAGTTACATATTGTTGGTGGGAGGTGCCAGGAATCCCGTGAAACTAGTCGAGGTGCGCGCAAGCTGGCCCGAACACCATGTTATAGAAAAAACAACTCATTTTCTTCATACTATTTTTCTTGTTTTGGTATGGTGAACCCCATAATCGCAATCCCTCTTCCCCAACCCAACCCCCAAACAAAAACTTCGCAGGAGTCTAGCAGCTCCTTTTCTTTTATACTATTTATCTTGTTATGATATAGAGAAACTTTGCATCAGGCAATGCCTCCCTTGAACCCATTTACTAACTTATGTACGTGTTACAAGTAAGTGAGAGTTGCTCGTTCACTATAAAAATGCGAACTTTACCAATTTGATCCAAGTATTTACAAAATTGAACAGCCTATATGTTTGACATAGCAATATGCAAATGCAGCCACCAAAACATGAATAAAGGGGTAAAGCATAAAGTTCAGGAAGTAACAACGGACCTCTTCTTGAATCATTATCATCCAAAAGTCTCTGAACTCTCTTCTTAGCACAGTATTGCCTATCAAAATGCTTTACCTATACATACCAAAAAAGACACAAATAAACACCAATGCACCAAGAAAAAAACTACTCCCTCCGTCCCAGTTTCTGTGAGAGTGTTTGCCTGGACACAGAGTTTAATAATAAAAGAACTACTCATGAAACTTGTGGTCCAAAACAAGTCATAGCCAATTCTGTAActataaatcatctcattaaaagtaaaattaaaagtttaaagttaaattactaGTAAATATAGAAAGGTGTGAAGGGGTGCCTTGGCACAACAATTAAAGTTGTCGTCGTGTGACTAGAAAGTCACAAGTTCAAGCCGGATACAACCTCTTGCAAAAGTGCAAGGTAAGTTCGGTATGTAAGGCCCAATGTGGTCCACCTATTTCCCTAACCACGCACATAGCGGGAGCTCAATGCACCAGACTTTTAAGGTATTTTCCCTTATGGTATCTCGTCCACATTCTGACGATTGGCCGAGCGAATAAGTCAACTTCAAAGTGGATTTGTTGTGCGAAGAGTGCGTTATAACCCGAGGCCGCCTACCTGGTGGAGGCGGCTCATCCGTTGTGGGTAAACGGTGCGACCCTTCCCCGACCCTGCGTGAACGGGGATGCTTTGTCCACTAGGCTGCCCTTTGGACAGACTAAAAAGTAAAGAGTGTCATATAAATTGGCATACGAGACTAATATCCCATAATCAATtagaaaaaaattagaaaaaattaacCCATTTTCATAAAGTTAGAACTTACCCAAGTGGGTCGACATTGTCTCACATATTCCTCTCTTGTTTTCTTGCATTCAACTGGATATAAAAGCCCAACTGTAGCAATTTCTGTAGGCTTTTTACTCGATTCTTTCTCCAGACATGAATAAAATGCATCTCTTGCCTTTATATTACCAATTCAATAGCTTATATTAGCCTAACCAAGATTGATCAATATGTAcatgaaaaaattaaaagaaaaaaaatacatataaatcTTTTGGACCTTAAAAAAATTGTACCTTGTAACAAGATATTCGAGCTTGTGAGAGAACATCTGGATGGATTTTATCAGTGTTTTGTGATGCGTAAGCTTCTAGCGCCATTGACACTAAAGAGGGAGCTAAACGAAAAAGCAAGACAGTGAAGAAATGAGAAAATCTACATCTACACCCTTGTGAGTTTTGAATGTGTAATGGCCCAACTTAGTTGGGCCGGGCCTgtacaatgtttttttttttttttttttttggtaattaaaattTTTATATACTAGGGAAAATATTTACAATCAATACAGAACCCTTACAGATATTCCTATACTTTTCCTCCCTCTCTCGTATTGCTATCCGTCTGTTACTCTATCTATTACGTTGGATAGTAATCCAATCTATTTAGAGCTTTTTCTATTTTACTGTTACTTCTACAATGCACTTCTTGTACAATTAGCTTGCTAATTATTTCCCAGTTCCTCGCTTTGGCTTGAAATAGTCTTGCGTTCCTTTCCTGTCATACAAAGTATACACACCCTGCTAATAAAATCTTGAACAACTCTGTTTTTGTATTCCTATTTCTTGTCCAGTTTTCTGCCCATTTCAGCTCCTCAGACCAGCCATACATGTTCCTCTTAATACCTTGCCAGTTGAGCATCCTCTTCCATAGTTCAGCTGCATATTGGCACTCAAAGAATAGATGTTGTATAGATTCATTTGTCTGTGCGCACAGAGGACATGTTTGATCATTGTGAATACCCCACTTTAACAATCTATCCTTTGTGTACAGTCTGCCATTTGCCACCAGAGTTAGCGTGAATATCCACCTAGGACATCCTGCATTGTTGCATACTAATTTCCTCCAACTCGCTTTGTTAAATTCTCCTCGCAGTTTATGGTATATGTACTTGATAGAGCAAGCATCCATCTGTCTGACATCTTCATAATTATATCCTACTTTCTCAAAGTTTTCTTTAGCTTTCAATATCTTCCTCATAATCCATGATGCTTGGTTTATTTGCACCTCCCATTCATGTTTATTCTTTATGTAGTAGCAGTGCGCCCATTGTATCCATAGCTTGTTCTTTTCTTTGCATAGATTCCAGAATCGCTTGCTTACATTTGCTTTCTTCAATAAACCAATATCCATTACATTAAAACCTCCTGCTAACCTGGGTTGGCATACTTTCTCCCAAGTTAGTAGAACTTTCTTTGAGATGTTGCTATCTCATGTACAATGTTTATTAGCCCAAATCACATGGGCCTAAGAGATTTTTATCATATAGCAGCTCACCTAGtctcttaaattaaaaatagcctgCAAATGTATAATATACgtataattaatatatatatgtgtgtgtgtgtgcgtagTCAATATGTAATCTATCTATACTGACTAGAAAAAATAGACAATGAATTTGGCCAGCTATTTATATAACAATCCCAGAGATTTTTACCATCCTAGACAACATGGGGTCTGGGTGGTTAAGTTAGTTTTAAAGaaattaacctaaatagccgCTCACATAATCTCTTAAACTAAAGTTAGTGGGCcgatgtataatatatataatgtatgtataatatatgtataattatatataagCTATGTATACtgacaaaaaaaaatattgaatcTAGCCGGTTATGTGTGTAAAATAACTCTTGAATTTATTTTTTAAGTTCGTGTGACTACTTCATAAGTAACTACTTTGTCGCATTTTTAAGACATGtctatatattattttttttaacaagTGCTGGCTATATTCTAATGAGCAGTCCTAAAAGTGGCTACGTAatatcatttttcctttttttgtttgtttatgtaAGCGCTATGTTAGCAAAAAGCTTATAATAATCTTTTGTGGCAAAACTTTTAAGAATTAAAGGTGTATATtctctttaaaaaatatttatttcaaaaaattaagATGTTTGACTAagttaaaaaaaaacttttgaagtTGTTATTCAATTGGTATAATTTTTTTGGAAAAGAGTAGTTTTCTTAAAAGCACAAATAAtagctatttttattatttttaaggaCAAAATTAACAATCACCAGAAATTTATATTTGTCCAATTATCGCAATGGCAAAAACAAAATCTATTTTTCATGCACTATTGAGAATGCTATATGACCAAAGTCTTCTAAGTATGATCCCTCTTTCTATTTTGTAATTTTATATATTTACATTACaattaaaaatttaattaatttcggGCATCAAAATGAAAAATTAGGAAGTATttttctctttaatatactttatacaacATGAATTAATTTGACCCCTAGCCCTTGTCTCCGCTAGTTCTTATTCCTATTTCCTCCGTCCCAATTTATGTAGCGGAGTTCAAATTTCAAGAGTCAAACAAAAATTTCACCGTAATTTTTATAAGCCTTTCAAATATTTTGAATTATTAATTATTGCGACTTATAGTACTTTTTACGTAGTTTTCAAATATCTAAAAAAATTTAGAAAAGAGTAAAGATTTTATGTTCGAACTCAcgaatcaaaattaaaaaatttgaCTACAATTTTTCTAGGCACATGTAGCTCTGCCACTCCTGTTGATAGACTACTAGAACAATTTAGCTGGTactcaccccccccccctccctatTCATTAGCCATAGAGGCAAGTGTCTGGTAGGAGGAATTAGGCATGTGAGTTTCCCtttttaggaaaatatttttgaattttcattgaAACttctatataaaaaaaaataatcaaacGGCCATCTTAGAGGTCCCAGATGTACTTAGGTGGCTCTTATTATTACACCATAATGAAGGTAGGGGCGGGAGGGATTCATCCGAACTCTTCTCATTTGTAAATTACATTATGTATATAAAATTAATTGAATCTCCTTTACTTACTCATATGTTTACCTTTTTACTTTTTTGATATTTATTAGTAAAAGTTCTGACTCTACCACTATtattatccaaaaaaaaaagataactTCTATATATTGATCTCATAGATTCTTTTGCACTATTAAATTAACTAAAATGTAAGTATAAGTAACAAACTCACAATAAGAGAGATTACtaatgtatacggtcaaaatcatatgcctccGATTTATAGGCTCGAGGGTTCGTCCTAGGCCCAAGTCCGGGCGAGGTcgacactactagaaattcggcaaAAACTGCCCAagaaaaaccgaccaactttggttggtcAAAAAACGGCAGCGACCATTTGGTcggttttttaaaatattttaatttttaatttttttttacgaaaccgaccaactttggtcggttttcttTGGCGCAAAAATGAGGGAAACTATTTTTCAGTGccgcaaaatttatttttcaagaaaccggccaactttggtcggtttttgcaattaaaataaataaaaattaatattaaaaaaaccgaccaactttggttggtaattttattttttaataaaaccgaccaactttggtcggttattttcgtgcgaaaatacaattaaagagtataaataaaaaataagacaatcttaaaacaaaatgcaccaatggtctagtggtagaatagtatcctgcCACAGTACACACCCTGGTTTGATTCCCAGATAGTGAATCTTttgattacataattaaaataccgaccaacttttaTCGGagaataccgaccaactttggccgttttttttgcaattttttttttgaatttaattgaccgaccaacgttggtcggtaatTTCCAACCAACTTTGATCGGTATATTAAAACGACCATCAAAATATCGTCCAAGCGTATTTGGTCGCGTTTTGGTCGGTAATTGGccataaccgaccaaagttggtcagtttTTTGGTCGGTATTTACCGAATTTTTAGTAGTGCGAGTTTGAGACCAGACTCGAGCTCAAAGACAGAGTGCAATGCCCGGAGGTAGGAGTACGAGGAAGACCGAAGCCGAGTATGCTTGACCCCGAAATAATACCGTTATAGATTTGTAACATAATGAGTTAGATTcttgccacgtccccaagatcatggcgcaaatcccggaATAGGATTGTACGATTTCGTACTAGGCAGTTAGACAGATGTgtcaagaatattccttactgtaaatagaaatattccttatttagaGTTCTCATATTATATAaaagggaccccaatcatttgtaagatTATCTGATCattgagcaaagaatatactctctactttttgccTATTGTTCATGAGAATTGTCCTTTAcatttattgttcttactttattgcTCTTAATCCATTTCGAGGTCACTACTGCTgcgtaacattggtttgatttacttgtttctttcatttttacttcatttttcttgattattaattggtaatgaactatatcacatatctttaaaatcacaaatcaagtttaattgttactcgtattttcgaggtaaacagtttggcgccaacCGTGGGActgaagataatagtgattatttcattactgattctcattacacacgttattttttacactttttcttgtcaagaatttttaATTCTCATGCTAAAACATGTCTAGCTCACAAAACGCACCTATTCATGATaacgaaggtcttggagaaaataACAGTATGGGGTCGGTGTACCACCAATAAACCTTGAggaagtgccaaatatggaaCCTATTGATGTTAGTTCACACAATGCTCTAAACGCAGATTCAGGCACAGACCCTAGAGAGAATGCACGCATGGGGGCTCGATCTAGTGGCCAAGGAGCACAGGGAATGGGAGCGGGGGAATCAGCCCCCAAGTGATATTCGAtatgctgcaagctcagcaaatcgCCATggctcaacttcaaagtcagaataTGACTCCGAGTATAGCTGAACCAGAAAATACTCGCCGTGCTGAACCAGCGCAAAAGAGGTCAAACGAAAATGACTTGGAGACTGACCCCGCCATCATGAGAATGCTCGAAGAGCTCACTAAGAGGATCGAGTTCGGGgaaaagaagattgaagaaaatgacaaaatgGTGGAGATTTACAACtcccgtgttgatcaaataccgggggcaccttcGGTCTTGAAAGGTTTAGATgtcaaaaagttcatacaaaaaccattccccgCAAGTGCGGCTCCGATGCCTATTCCCAAGAAATTTTGCATGCCCGATATACCCAAATATAACGGGACAACCGACCCTAAcgagcatattacttcatacacttgtggGATCAAAGCAAATGACTTGAATGACAATGAGATCGAATCGGTCTTGTtaaaaaagtttggggaaacgttgtcaaaaggagctatgatttggtatcacaacttagctcctaactctatcGACTCGTTCGCTATGTTAGCAGATGCCTTAGTGAAAGCACACGTCGGGTCCATAAAGGTAGCCACGAGAAAATCAGAcgtcttcaaaataaaacaaaggaaTGACGAGATGTTAAGGGAGTTTGTGTCCAGGTTTCAGATGGAATGAATGGAATTACTATCGGTCTCCGATGACTAGGCAGTACAAGCTTTTATGCAGGGCTTAAACGAGCAAAGTTTGATTGCATCTCGATAGTTAAAACAGaacttgatcgaatatccagcTGTGACATGGTCAGATGTGCACAATCGTTACCAATaaaaaattagggtcgaggacggCAATTGTAAGCCCCCACGGGTTCAGTTTATCCTAACAGATTCGCAGCCAAGCCCAGAGGGACACAGACCGAGAATCGAGATTCAACAAAGAACAATATCAGCCATATGTCGATCGGAGAAACAATGGTCCAGGTCGTAACGCTCCTCAGAATGATCAGAGGAACGATCGAGGCCAAAATTCTCGAGGACTTATGAGTAAGAGCAGGTATGATAAACATACCGACCCCGCCGAGGCTCCTCGATTATTAGAGTTCAACTTCAGCATAGATGCGCCGGGAATTGTCTCAACTATTGGAAGAATCAAAGACACCAAGTGGGCCATTCCTATACAGACCGATCCTTCTCAAATAAACCCGAACTTGATGTGCAAATACcatggcacacatggtcatagAATCGAAGATTGCAGGAAACTAAGGGAGAAGGTAGCGTGGCTGTTCAACGAtggccaccttcgagaattcctaagtgatcaGGATAAGAATTATTTTTGGGATAGAGATGCaaggaaaaatgagcaaaaaGAACCACAACATataatccacatgatcattgaTGGAGTCCATGTCCCTCAGCGGCCTGTATTCAAACGCACAAAAGTATTAATCACCAGAGAAAAACAGACTCGGAGCTATGTGCCCGAGGACGTCTTATCATTCCGTGACGAGGAAGCAGAAGGCatatctcaacctcacaatgacgtCCTGGTAAtctttatcctttaaaataaaattcaagttaaacgtggtTTAGTGGATTCAGGTAGCTCAACAAACATAATCAGATTGAGGGTCATGGAACAACTCGACCAACAAGATCAGATTGTACTTGCATCCTAGGTCctgaatggcttcaacatggcaaacAAAATAATAAAGGGAGAGATTATCTTGCCAGTAAATGTAGCTGGGACCATACAAGACACTagattccatgtcatcgaaggtgacatgaggtataacgcacttctcgggagaccatggatacacaacatgagagCAGTGCCTTCAACCCTTCActagatgatgaaattcccaatagAGGAAGGAGTGAAAACAGTTTACGGAGAGCAACATGCTTcaaaagagatgtttgcaatcgaGGAAGTGGTGCCGATACCAGAACCTTTGACCTTGGAGAAATCGAGCACCGAAGGTAAAAAAGGCGGCCAAATACCAATCACCGCCTCCAACCTCGATGGAGTCGGAGCAATAGGTAATCAAAGATGAAGgtgaggatttccttactccttgAACCTTCATCATTCTCGAAGAATCTGATGCAACCAAATCAACAATCGAGGAGCTAGAGCAGGTCGTTTTGAGAGAAAACATGCCCGagagaaaggtatacctaggaacgggATTGACCATCGAACTCatgaaaaaactcattcaatttcttattgataatgtggattgctttgcttggtcccatttagatatggtAGGGATTCCACCGGAAATCACCACGCATCGGCTGAGCACCGATCCCAGGTTTAAACCGGTAAAACAAAAAAAGGAGGCCATAGGTAAAGTACCCCGTGTGATTAGCCAAcgtagttgtagttcctaaaaaaggaaacaaactcagaatgtgcgtagattataaggacttgaacaaaacatgtccaaaagattctttccccttgccaaacatcgATCGTATGATCAATGTCATGGCTGGCCATGAGATCCTAACTTTTCTCGGTGCCTACTCCGGGTATAATCagattcagatgaacccggaggaccaggaaaagactcCGTTTATTACTAATTttggaacttattgttacaacgTAATGCTCTTTGGGCTAAGAAATGTAGGAGCTACATACTaacgcctagttaacaaaatgttcaaagaacaaataggtaaaacaatggaagtttacattgatgatatgttggttaagtctctgcgcgcagaggaccatttagttcatttgcaggaaacatttgcaattttgataaaatataacatgaagcttaacccggagAAATGCGCCTTCTGAGTCGGCTCGGGTAAGTTCCTCGGCTTTATGGTGTCGAATCGGGGAATCTAAATtaaccccgataagatcaaggcGATCGAGGATATCACGATCATGGATAGTGTGAAGGTCGTGCAAAGGTTAACAGGTCGAATAGCTGCTCTAGGTcaattcatttcgaggtcatcgAATCAGAGTCacaggttcttttccttgctcaagAAGAAAAAGGACTTCGCATGGACCTTGGAATGTCagcaagccttagaagaattGAAGCAATATTTATCGAGCCCACCTTTGCTTCAAaccccgaaggtagatgaaaaaCTTTACCTATATTTGGCAGtgtccgagatagcggtaagcgaaatgctagttcgagaagagctaggtacgcaattccctgtttattatgtaagccaAACTCTAGGAGATGTTGAAACTAGGTACCCCCACTTAGAAAAATttagcacttgcattgataagcgcatctcgaaagttaaaaccatattttcaatgtcatcctatatgtgtattaaccacttacccccttcgaaatgttttgcataagcccaagttatcgggccgattggccaaatgggtcgtcgaacttagcgggtacgatatcgaatatcaacctcgAACCGCCGTCAAGTCTCAAATCCTAGCTGACTTTGTAGCTGATTTTGCACCGACCCTCATACCCGAAGTGGAGAAATAACTCGTGCTAAGTTCGGGTACATCAttgggggtatggaccctttttaTGGACGGTGCCTCACatgtgaaagggtccgggcttGGCATTGTCTTGAAGCCACCCGCGGGTGATAccattaggcaatctatcaaaacttctagattgactaacaatgaggcagagtatgaggccatgattgcaggtctcaagCTAGCTAAGAGTTTGGGAACggaggtcatcgaggccaaatGCGACTCTTTattggtggtgaaccaagtaaacaagagtttcgaggttcgagaagataGAATGCAAAGATACTTAGATAAACTACATGTAACATTGCATCGCTTCAAGGAATAACCCCTCGATCATGTGCCTTGAGAGCAAAATAGTGAAGCCGATGCACTTGCTAATTTGGGATCCTTGGTCAACAAAGATGACATCATCCCGGGGACCATCGTCCAACTATCAAGGTCTGGGGTTGAATAGGGTCATGCTGAGATAAATTcaacaagtttgacttgggactggaggaataagtacatcgactatttgaaaaatggaaagccCCCATCGGATCACAAAGAATCGAGGGCTCTACGAACCAATGCTGCTAGGTTCGCCCTAGATGAATATGGAACATTATATAGAAGAACGTTCGATGGGCCATTGGCGGTATGTTTGGGGTCGGGGGATGCCGGTTATGTTCTTCGAGAAATCCACGAAGTCACTTGTGGGAATCACTCCAGCGCCGAGTTTTTGGTTCGCAAAATCATCAGAGCAGGTTACTACTGGGAtaacatggaaaaagatactaaagAATTTGTCAAAAATGTGATAAGGGTCAACGATTTGCGCCGATGATCCACCAGCCCGGAGAACAACTTCATTCGGTCCTATTaccgtggcctttcatgaaatggggaatggatatagtcAGCCCTCTACCAACGGGCCCAgttaaagctaaatttattttgtttatgactaattatttttctaaatgggtggaagcacaagccttggagaaggtcagagaaaagaagttattaacttcatctaggaccacatcatatgtcggttcgggaTATCCACCGagattgtatgtgacaatggaaaacaattcatcggcagcaaggtgACGGAATTCCTCGAGGCACATAAAATAAAGAGGATTTTATCGACTCTATACCACCCAACTGGAAATGGACAGGcagagtcaacaaacaaaactatcattcaaaacctgaAGAAAAGGTTAGACGATGCGAAGAGAATATGGAGAGAAATTTTACCcaaggtcctttgggcatattgGACGACATCGAAGTCTAGCACGGTGGCAACCCCGTTTTCTTTAGTATATGGATTCGAGGCCCTAATCCCTGTTGAGGTCGGAGAACCCAGCATCAGGTTTCGACATGAATCAGAGGAATCAAACCACGAGGCTATGAACACTAGCCTTgagctattagatgaaaaacgagaggcagcacttgttcggatggccgcacaaaagcaaagaatcgagaggtactacaatagaaggaccaaccttcgacatttcggagtcggggacttagttctacgaaAAGTCatcctcaatactcgagacccgaatgaagggaaactaggcccgaattgggaaggacaaTATCGAGTCCTCGGAGTCGTCGGAAATTGATCTTACAAACTTAGCATGATGGAAGGTGAAcaactgccaaacaattggaacgtatccttactcaaacgatactactgctaaggtatgactttatCATTTTGTCCATCTGAGTTTGAAACAAAGTCATGGCAGATTTTCGATCGAAGCTATCGAAGGCATATGATCTTGAAGGAACCCTTTTtacacgaaggccttaggttttaaagcatgcattgcTCTCATTTTCCCTTATAtcagattttgtcccaaatgggttttaccgacGAGGTTTTTAATgaaaactcaacagtatccaaggcttcttttcagtcaacctcgaatactggaggGCATAACActcggaggttatatttttgagaaaaatacttcacgcctaagagagcctcgataggagaactttgtaattgGCCAaggggtcaaatgaaccgtgtccatatagaatagtcgagccccgacgACAAAACATGTACTTAGTAACAACTTGAAGAAGCATACTGTTTATACCCGACGGCAAAACACTTTGTGTTTTAAAGAAGTTTACTATTATACGAGCTCTACACTTATAATCCTACGGGAAACGGCTCAAGAGCCAAAATACAAAAGCGCCATTGAATACTCAGaatcataagacctcaaagaggcattcGCTCGAAACAAAGGCTAAGGCcaatatactcggggactaacttttCGGACAAGTTCGAAAAGTTAttgggaaacaagtccaagtggcatacccgaaggctacgaccatattaaagactacggtcgtataaaaaggctacggccaaaataatgcggctcggagatGTACGACTTCTgccataaattaaaggccttcaaacactttgaaaaaacttgttaaatcaggctaccctcggcaaaaacaaaatataaagggcttcgataaattcagccctcaaataatttaaaggcttcgataataTCAGCCTTCGAAAAAACCTCAATAGGTATTCGATTATCATTACACAAACAAGTTACTAATAAGGTTCTGATACGTTGAACCCTGgaaaaacccaacgggtacaaaaaataCATGTTAAGGCAtacaaaattttcactaagtcttttagccgaaaagagaaaaaaattataGCCACTTTAGAG encodes the following:
- the LOC104241843 gene encoding uncharacterized protein; the protein is MALEAYASQNTDKIHPDVLSQARISCYKARDAFYSCLEKESSKKPTEIATVGLLYPVECKKTREEYVRQCRPTWVKHFDRQYCAKKRVQRLLDDNDSRRGV
- the LOC138870105 gene encoding uncharacterized protein, giving the protein MAQLQSQNMTPSIAEPENTRRAEPAQKRSNENDLETDPAIMRMLEELTKRIEFGEKKIEENDKMVEIYNSRVDQIPGAPSVLKGLDVKKFIQKPFPASAAPMPIPKKFCMPDIPKYNGTTDPNEHITSYTCGIKANDLNDNEIESVLLKKFGETLSKGAMIWYHNLAPNSIDSFAMLADALVKAHVGSIKIRSQAQRDTDRESRFNKEQYQPYVDRRNNGPGRNAPQNDQRNDRGQNSRGLMSKSRYDKHTDPAEAPRLLEFNFSIDAPGIVSTIGRIKDTKWAIPIQTDPSQINPNLMCKYHGTHGHRIEDCRKLREKVAWLFNDGHLREFLSDQDKNYFWDRDARKNEQKEPQHIIHMIIDGVHVPQRPVFKRTKVLITREKQTRSYVPEDVLSFRDEEAEGISQPHNDVLVIFIL